In Streptomyces sp. NBC_01426, one genomic interval encodes:
- a CDS encoding prolyl oligopeptidase family serine peptidase — MWLEDVSGPRALAWAAERTAETTDLLARGPEFAALAAELREVLDDERRIPHVRRRGRYLYNFWQDAAHVRGVWRRTTPEEYAKDLPGWETVLDIDALAAEEAEDWTWSGAEVLYPGHRHALVHLSRSGADAVVVREFDLETLAFVTGGFEVPEGKTRIDWIDVDEVYVGADLGPGSLTASGYPATVRRWRRGTPLDEAPLVFEVEGDDLAAAGWFDPTEGFARHFLSRQKDFWDRTLFLLDEDGRRIEIDIPGDATAYAHRSWLVVAPKTPWLGWPAGSLLAFDFDAFLAGNREAAVLFEPDERTALAGHSWTRHHLILQTLRDVSTRMEVLTPTPEGWRREPLADVPPLAAASITGTDPYDSDEYFLHVSGHLRPATLHRGEIGGDSAIVKQAPALFDTTGLTVRQYFATSEDGTRVPYFVVGPEDGPGPTLLYGYGGFEVSLTPGYDAVTGRAWLARGGTYAIAGIRGGGEYGPRWHRAALKAERPRAFEDFAAVAGDLVARGITTPDRLGIEGRSNGGLLMGAMTVRYPELFGAVVIGFPILDLLRFHRLLAGASWTAEYGDPDLVEDRPHLEELSPYHAFRSDRPYPPILLLTATSDDRVHPGHARKAAARLRELGHVVHFHETAGGGHAGAGDNAQAAVNEALTHTFLWNRLG, encoded by the coding sequence ATGTGGCTGGAAGACGTGAGCGGCCCCCGCGCCCTGGCCTGGGCGGCCGAGCGGACCGCGGAGACGACGGACCTGCTGGCCCGCGGCCCCGAGTTCGCGGCCCTGGCCGCCGAACTGCGCGAGGTCCTGGACGACGAGCGCCGGATTCCCCACGTCCGTCGCCGCGGCCGGTACCTGTACAACTTCTGGCAGGACGCCGCGCACGTGCGGGGCGTCTGGCGCCGCACCACGCCGGAGGAGTACGCCAAGGACCTCCCGGGCTGGGAGACGGTGCTGGACATCGACGCCCTGGCCGCCGAGGAGGCCGAGGACTGGACGTGGTCGGGCGCCGAGGTGCTGTACCCCGGCCACCGGCACGCGCTGGTGCACCTCTCCCGGTCGGGCGCCGACGCCGTGGTGGTGCGCGAGTTCGACCTGGAGACCCTGGCGTTCGTCACCGGCGGGTTCGAGGTGCCCGAGGGCAAGACCAGGATCGACTGGATCGACGTGGACGAGGTCTACGTCGGCGCCGACCTCGGCCCGGGCTCGCTCACCGCGTCCGGCTATCCCGCCACGGTGCGCAGGTGGCGGCGCGGCACGCCGCTGGACGAGGCTCCCCTCGTCTTCGAGGTGGAGGGCGACGACCTGGCCGCGGCCGGCTGGTTCGACCCGACCGAGGGCTTCGCGCGCCACTTCCTGTCCCGACAGAAGGACTTCTGGGACCGGACCCTGTTCCTCCTGGACGAGGACGGTCGACGCATCGAGATCGACATCCCGGGCGACGCGACGGCGTACGCCCACCGGTCCTGGCTGGTGGTCGCCCCGAAGACCCCCTGGCTCGGTTGGCCGGCGGGTTCCCTGCTGGCCTTCGACTTCGACGCGTTCCTCGCCGGGAACCGCGAGGCGGCCGTGCTGTTCGAACCGGACGAGCGCACCGCCCTCGCCGGCCACTCCTGGACCCGCCACCACCTCATCCTGCAGACGCTCCGCGACGTCTCCACCCGCATGGAGGTCCTGACGCCCACGCCCGAGGGCTGGCGCCGGGAACCGCTGGCGGACGTACCGCCGCTCGCCGCGGCCTCGATCACGGGAACCGACCCGTACGACAGCGACGAGTACTTCCTCCACGTCTCGGGACACCTGCGACCCGCCACCCTCCACCGGGGCGAGATCGGCGGCGACAGCGCGATCGTCAAACAGGCGCCCGCCCTCTTCGACACCACCGGGCTGACGGTCCGGCAGTACTTCGCGACGTCCGAGGACGGCACCCGCGTGCCCTACTTCGTCGTCGGACCCGAGGACGGTCCCGGCCCGACCCTGCTCTACGGCTACGGCGGGTTCGAGGTGTCCCTGACCCCGGGGTACGACGCCGTCACCGGGCGGGCCTGGCTCGCCCGCGGCGGTACGTACGCGATCGCGGGCATCCGGGGCGGCGGCGAGTACGGGCCCCGGTGGCACCGGGCCGCGCTCAAGGCCGAGCGGCCGCGGGCGTTCGAGGACTTCGCCGCCGTCGCCGGGGACCTCGTCGCCCGCGGGATCACCACCCCCGACCGGTTGGGCATCGAGGGGCGCAGCAACGGCGGCCTGCTCATGGGCGCCATGACCGTCCGCTACCCCGAGCTCTTCGGCGCCGTCGTCATCGGCTTCCCGATCCTCGACCTCCTGCGCTTCCACCGGCTCCTCGCGGGCGCGTCCTGGACCGCCGAGTACGGGGACCCCGACCTGGTCGAGGACCGCCCCCACCTGGAGGAACTCTCCCCGTACCACGCCTTCCGGTCGGACCGGCCCTACCCGCCGATCCTGCTCCTCACCGCGACCAGCGACGACCGGGTCCACCCGGGGCACGCGCGCAAGGCCGCCGCCCGGCTGCGGGAGCTCGGTCACGTCGTCCACTTCCACGAGACGGCCGGCGGCGGACACGCGGGCGCCGGCGACAACGCCCAGGCCGCCGTGAACGAGGCGCTCACCCACACCTTCCTCTGGAACCGCCTGGGGTGA
- a CDS encoding GNAT family N-acetyltransferase — protein MAADANRGSSTVHVRAARPADFAQWRVLYRGYADFYRVEQTEEAAALVWSWVHDPAHEVEALVAEDGEGRLVGLAHYRPYARPLSASVGCFLDDLFVAPEHRGGGAADLLLARLSEIAAERGWSVVRWITADDNHRARSKYDRVATRTMWVTYDMPPAR, from the coding sequence ATGGCAGCCGACGCGAACCGCGGTTCGAGCACCGTCCACGTCCGTGCCGCACGACCGGCGGACTTCGCGCAGTGGCGTGTCCTCTACCGCGGCTACGCGGACTTCTACCGGGTGGAGCAGACCGAGGAGGCCGCCGCGCTGGTGTGGTCGTGGGTGCACGACCCCGCGCACGAGGTGGAGGCCCTGGTCGCCGAGGACGGCGAGGGCCGGCTCGTCGGCCTCGCCCACTACCGCCCGTACGCGCGTCCCCTCTCGGCGTCGGTCGGCTGCTTCCTCGACGACCTGTTCGTCGCCCCCGAACACCGCGGCGGCGGCGCCGCCGACCTGCTGCTGGCGCGGCTGTCGGAGATCGCCGCCGAGCGCGGCTGGAGCGTGGTCCGCTGGATCACCGCCGACGACAACCACCGGGCCCGCTCCAAGTACGACCGGGTGGCGACGCGGACCATGTGGGTGACCTACGACATGCCCCCCGCACGCTGA
- a CDS encoding SRPBCC family protein, whose protein sequence is MAHVEEYVEVNVPVRTAYNQWTQFESFPAFMEGVDRVEQRDDTLTHWVTKVNGVEREFDARITEQVPDRRVAWTTVDGETRQAGLVTFEAVDATTTQVSLHMNWIPDGLAENAADKLGLVKRRVSGDLKRFKVFIESRGAETGAWRGEV, encoded by the coding sequence ATGGCGCACGTCGAGGAGTACGTGGAGGTCAACGTCCCTGTTCGGACGGCCTACAACCAGTGGACACAGTTCGAGAGCTTCCCCGCGTTCATGGAGGGCGTCGACCGGGTGGAGCAGCGCGACGACACCCTCACCCACTGGGTCACGAAGGTCAACGGCGTGGAGCGCGAGTTCGACGCACGCATCACGGAACAGGTCCCGGACCGCCGCGTGGCCTGGACGACCGTGGACGGTGAGACCCGCCAGGCCGGACTGGTCACCTTCGAGGCGGTCGACGCGACCACCACCCAGGTGTCCCTGCACATGAACTGGATTCCCGACGGTCTCGCCGAGAACGCCGCCGACAAGCTCGGCCTCGTCAAGCGCCGGGTGAGCGGCGACCTGAAGCGGTTCAAGGTGTTCATCGAGTCTCGCGGTGCCGAGACCGGCGCCTGGCGCGGTGAGGTGTGA